A stretch of Zerene cesonia ecotype Mississippi chromosome 23, Zerene_cesonia_1.1, whole genome shotgun sequence DNA encodes these proteins:
- the LOC119836211 gene encoding 28S ribosomal protein S15, mitochondrial, producing MLKRFTSLLIQHRGVKQLVNVKWVRPEYVPSYKPEKSGDLEGLPSDADSSCGIDYALSEEIKDAPEDVKKIFSIAHLGRKEYKEFIKNDLINRVRRHKYDEFTTETRIARMTGHIRCLQETMEEHPRNIKVKQTVQEMIDKRKKLLKFLRQYDYKKFEWLLEKLNIQYKGHPETLHKLSRKESLRKLTEMHCDEIRNNKLSDYRNLLESQQGPFLQEKLNALKFIRSEQIELQLPVTVTEQDINKVQAQLEQWKIMDEQKQQAQRKKKNLLSD from the exons ATGTTAAAACGTTTTACGTCATTGCTAATTCAACATCGAGGAGTTAAGCAGCTAGTGAATGTGAAATGGGTACGACCTGAATATGTACCTTCATACAAACCTGAAAAATCTGGAGATTTAGAAGGTCTTCCATCTGATGCAGATTCATCGTGTGGCATTGATTATGCTTTAAGTGAAGAAATAAAGGA TGCCCCAGaggatgtaaaaaaaatattttctattgccCATCTTGGCAGGAAGGAGTACAAAGAGTTTATTAAGAATGATCTTATAAACAGGGTCAGACGACATAAATATGATGAATTCACAACTGAAACAAGAA TTGCGAGAATGACCGGTCACATCAGGTGCTTACAAGAGACCATGGAAGAACACCCTCGGAATATTAAAGTGaag CAAACCGTTCAAGAAATGATTGACAAACGAAAAAAGTTACTGAAATTCTTAAGGCAATATGACTACAAGAAATTTGAATGGTTGttagaaaaactaaatattcagTATAAGGGCCATCCTGA GACACTTCATAAATTATCTCGCAAAGAATCACTCAGGAAATTAACTGAAATGCACTGCGATGAAATCCGAAACAACAAACTATCTGACTACAGAAATCTACTCGAAAGTCAGCAAGGCCCCTTCCTACAAGAGAAACTAAATGCACTTAAATTCATAAGAAGTGAACAAATTGAATTACAATTGCCAGTTACTGTTACTGAACAAGATATTAACAAGGTTCAGGCACAATTAGAACAATGGAAAATAATGGATGAACAAAAGCAACAAGCTCAGAGAAAGAAGAAGAATCTATTGTCAGATTAA
- the LOC119836245 gene encoding SH3 domain-containing protein Dlish, with protein sequence MAFLCPVRIRRGKKKKSSSGDSDKDLSRPGSGLSPGMGRITGSASIETLVRVGIEKEHGLSPDSKMVVLHDFAPCVDDELEVKRGQIVNVLYRENDWVYVIVAESRREGFIPHSYCAPCEHHDLKKKLPRSRSPTDLAHRDVSQLSLSDGATNDGHSELGSEGDACPFSKDPSGRYVVLYTFTARDENDVDVERGEFVTVLNREDPDWYWIVRSDGQEGFIPSGFVYPAVVQAAQQENNQNIHSTQANPNNTMMSTNNNMNNTAQQDNDGRYHGTELVMLYDYKAQAPDDLSVKRGEWVYADLTQQTVEGWLWAHAPKSRRSGFIPTAYARAPHTTSL encoded by the exons atgGCATTCCTTTGTCCAGTGCGAATCAGAAGgggaaaaaagaaaaaat CCAGCAGTGGTGATTCAGACAAGGATCTATCGAGACCAGGCTCTGGATTGAGCCCTGGCATGGGTCGCATTACTGGATCAGCAAGTATTGAAACACTGGTTCGTGTTGGAATTGAAAAGGAACATGGCCTTAGCCCTGATTCTAAAATGGTAGTACTTCACGATTTTGCGCCATGTGTCGACGATGAACTGgag gtaaaACGAGGTCAGATTGTAAATGTTCTATATCGTGAGAACGACTGGGTGTATGTGATAGTAGCAGAGTCTCGTAGGGAAGGCTTTATACCACACTCATATTGTGCTCCATGCGAACATCACGATTTGAAGAAGAAGCTGCCTAGAAGCCGGTCGCCGACTGACTTAGCGCATAGGGATGTATCTCA ATTATCACTGTCAGACGGTGCTACAAACGATGGACACTCAGAGCTCGGTAGTGAGGGCGATGCGTGTCCGTTCAGCAAAGACCCATCTGGCAGATATGTTGTGCTCTACACATTCACTGCCAGAGACGAAAATGATGTTGATGTGGAGAGAGGCGAGTTTGTGACAG TTTTAAATAGAGAAGATCCAGACTGGTATTGGATTGTGCGAAGTGACGGCCAAGAAGGATTTATTCCGTCCGGTTTTGTGTATCCAGCTGTGGTACAAG CTGCACAGCAAGAAAACAACCAAAACATCCATTCAACGCAAGCAAATCCAAACAACACAATGATGTCAACAAACAACAACATGAACAACACAGCACAACAGGACAATGATGGCCGGTACCATGGCACTGAATTGGTTATGTTGTATGATTATAAG GCACAAGCTCCAGATGATTTATCAGTGAAGCGAGGTGAGTGGGTGTACGCAGACCTCACTCAACAAACGGTGGAGGGTTGGTTGTGGGCCCACGCGCCCAAATCAAGGAGATCCGGCTTTATACCCACCGCCTACGCGAGAGCACCACATACTACGTCGCTATAA